Proteins encoded within one genomic window of Nonomuraea gerenzanensis:
- a CDS encoding serine hydrolase domain-containing protein, translating into MRTSTRIGLAGLGCAMLTLSVMPPATASRPHLGNVQRALTELAGNAEVVGAIGAVYVHGRQVDLGSAGTRLLNGGGGRIPPGARFRIGSQTKSMTQVVIMKLVTERKLSLDDRLSDLLPEVAQQGLVRFADQITVEQLIHHTSGIPNWYTPELVDYFDFDTYHAPIELIAKTKDLERPFPPGEGYSYSNTNYFLLGLIIERLSEHHSVAAEFQERIFDRLHLRDTYLPVTFPGGIRGPHGHGYFPDENGTLRDVDRLNMSYGYAAGGVISTTDDLSAFHEALATDLLTKEEQDALNAGRPAPGQPSEPRPDPRVCGEYAPVKGGSPGFSALTYQNRDGSLQFIVSVTLGTRNTDPAVEPLVKKAAEAVLCPEG; encoded by the coding sequence ATGAGGACCTCGACGAGGATCGGCCTGGCGGGCCTGGGCTGCGCGATGCTGACGCTGAGCGTCATGCCCCCCGCCACCGCGAGCCGCCCCCACCTCGGAAACGTGCAGCGGGCGCTCACCGAGCTGGCGGGAAACGCGGAGGTGGTCGGCGCGATCGGCGCCGTCTACGTCCACGGCAGGCAGGTCGACCTGGGCTCCGCCGGCACGAGGCTGCTGAACGGCGGCGGCGGCAGGATCCCGCCGGGTGCCCGCTTCCGGATCGGCTCGCAGACCAAGTCCATGACCCAGGTCGTCATCATGAAGCTGGTCACCGAGCGGAAGCTCAGCCTGGACGACAGGCTCAGCGACCTGCTGCCCGAGGTCGCCCAGCAGGGGCTGGTGCGTTTCGCCGACCAGATCACCGTCGAGCAGCTCATCCACCACACCTCCGGCATCCCCAACTGGTACACCCCGGAGCTGGTCGACTACTTCGACTTCGACACCTACCACGCGCCGATCGAGCTGATCGCGAAGACCAAGGACCTCGAGCGGCCCTTCCCACCCGGTGAGGGGTACTCCTACTCCAACACCAACTACTTCCTGCTCGGGCTGATCATCGAGAGGCTCTCGGAGCACCACTCCGTGGCGGCCGAGTTCCAGGAGCGCATCTTCGACCGGCTGCACCTGCGTGACACCTACCTGCCAGTCACCTTCCCCGGCGGGATCAGGGGCCCGCACGGTCACGGCTACTTCCCGGACGAGAACGGCACGCTACGCGACGTCGACCGGCTCAACATGAGCTACGGCTACGCCGCCGGAGGCGTGATCTCCACCACGGACGATCTGAGCGCCTTCCACGAGGCGCTGGCGACCGACCTGCTGACGAAGGAGGAGCAGGACGCGCTGAACGCCGGCCGCCCCGCCCCCGGGCAGCCGTCGGAGCCGCGGCCCGATCCGCGCGTGTGCGGCGAGTACGCGCCGGTGAAGGGCGGCTCGCCGGGCTTCTCCGCCCTGACCTACCAGAACCGGGACGGCAGCCTGCAGTTCATCGTCTCCGTCACGCTGGGCACGAGGAACACCGACCCCGCCGTCGAGCCGCTGGTGAAGAAGGCGGCCGAGGCGGTGCTCTGCCCCGAGGGCTGA
- a CDS encoding tetratricopeptide repeat protein: MSNQSVTVTAGVGYGVIGADLHVFGDGSPLYLLENWRPPAPADSGALREQPSRMLNARHAVVEFTGREEERRELLGWRDGTKKLGVRWLHGPGGQGKSRLAARLAEESLAQGWKVVAALHGPGTVLPADRQEDLSLTGATGLLLVVDYADQWPLTHLTWLFSNALLHRPGVRTRVLLVARTLDAWPAVRATLATHLAATSAQALPALDTGGEREEMFRVARDSFARHYTVAEPEAVRVPWLGAPDMGLTLGVHMAALVAVDAFATGARQPRPTDLAALAAYLLDREHLHWARLHSEETHRLSPAGRTFTTTPQAMHYTVFLAALTGSVDRATGRALLQDPPVELEAERALADHAHCYPPERPGSVLEPLYPDRLAEDFLALTVSGHPVDYPAQPWAAPATATLVRRPGEWTDDRRLLPPQEQAPPWTPRAVTFLAAAAARWPHVGPNCLFPLLREDPFLALDAGNAALVALAESADFGLLESLAKRLPAEQNADVDVGAAAVVKRVTDERLAVVDDPGLRAEFLTYLAQRLSFAGRTEEALEPIGEALEIHRRLAEPSKLAGTLDLLGVALEALGEQEQALARTAEAVEIYRQVAEPAQPGHLAAFAVALHNAARLYLAVGDPRRAFEHAEEALGLDIRLAGAHPGEHVASVAASLSMVATTLSAMGRHEEALRFVEQAAQILTALAEVDPATHLPELADVQNNRGVILSHLGRRTDAVTPVMEAVAAERRLAEANPDVHLPGLALALNNLGTRHTELGEFAEALAAAEESVRIHTRLAAANPAAHRPGLAMSLHNLSSTQLLMGMARQDEERMRLGIENERRALEIQRELAAAQPARYNLDLAGQLMAFGLKLSQVGRPADGLEPTQEALLILRDLAVADPDAHGGSLALALHTFALVRAGAAVDLERARAAFEAAFGLWRALEEQEPGTHLAQLASGLIGYAATRATSGITTEQALAAAEEAIQLYDRILEAAPDDRMQAVARWGACHLLAELLAEAGLGAEAAELRARLTEEEARAAEPFVQP, from the coding sequence GTGAGCAACCAGTCCGTCACCGTGACGGCGGGGGTCGGCTACGGCGTCATCGGCGCCGACCTGCATGTGTTCGGTGACGGCAGCCCGCTGTACCTGCTGGAGAACTGGCGTCCACCGGCCCCGGCGGACTCGGGCGCGCTGCGTGAGCAGCCGAGCCGGATGCTGAACGCGCGCCACGCCGTCGTGGAGTTCACCGGCCGCGAGGAGGAGCGGCGGGAGCTGCTCGGGTGGCGCGACGGCACGAAGAAGCTGGGTGTCAGGTGGCTGCACGGTCCGGGAGGGCAGGGCAAGTCACGGCTGGCCGCCAGGCTGGCGGAGGAGTCGCTGGCGCAGGGGTGGAAGGTCGTCGCCGCGCTGCACGGGCCCGGCACCGTCCTGCCGGCGGACCGGCAGGAGGACCTGAGCCTCACCGGCGCCACCGGCCTGCTGCTCGTCGTCGACTACGCCGACCAGTGGCCGCTGACCCACCTGACCTGGCTCTTCAGCAACGCGCTGCTGCACAGGCCGGGAGTGCGGACCAGGGTGCTGCTGGTGGCGCGGACGCTGGACGCCTGGCCCGCGGTACGCGCGACGCTGGCCACGCACCTGGCCGCCACCTCGGCGCAGGCGCTGCCCGCCCTGGACACCGGGGGCGAGCGCGAGGAGATGTTCCGCGTCGCCCGTGACAGCTTCGCCAGGCACTACACCGTGGCCGAGCCGGAGGCCGTCCGGGTGCCCTGGCTGGGCGCGCCCGACATGGGCCTGACCCTGGGCGTGCACATGGCGGCACTGGTGGCGGTCGACGCCTTCGCGACAGGGGCACGGCAGCCGCGGCCGACCGACCTGGCGGCGCTCGCCGCGTACCTGCTCGACCGGGAGCACCTGCACTGGGCCCGGCTGCACAGCGAGGAGACGCACCGGCTCTCACCTGCGGGCCGCACGTTCACCACGACGCCGCAGGCGATGCACTACACCGTCTTCCTCGCCGCCCTCACCGGCTCCGTCGACCGCGCGACCGGGCGGGCGCTGCTCCAGGACCCGCCGGTGGAGCTGGAGGCGGAGCGGGCGCTGGCCGACCACGCGCACTGCTACCCGCCCGAGCGGCCGGGATCGGTGCTCGAGCCGCTCTATCCCGACCGGCTGGCCGAGGACTTCCTGGCGCTCACCGTCTCGGGCCACCCCGTCGACTATCCCGCACAGCCGTGGGCCGCCCCGGCCACCGCCACGCTCGTGCGCCGGCCGGGGGAGTGGACCGACGACCGGCGGCTGCTGCCGCCGCAGGAGCAGGCGCCCCCCTGGACGCCACGGGCGGTCACTTTCCTGGCCGCCGCGGCGGCCCGCTGGCCGCACGTGGGGCCGAACTGCCTGTTCCCGCTGCTGCGCGAGGATCCCTTCCTGGCACTGGACGCGGGCAACGCCGCGCTGGTCGCCCTCGCCGAGTCGGCCGACTTCGGCCTGCTGGAGTCGCTGGCCAAGCGCCTGCCTGCGGAGCAGAACGCCGACGTGGACGTGGGGGCCGCCGCGGTGGTCAAGCGGGTGACGGACGAGCGGCTGGCCGTGGTGGACGACCCGGGCCTGCGGGCGGAGTTCCTGACCTACCTGGCGCAGCGGTTGTCGTTCGCCGGGCGTACCGAAGAAGCCCTGGAACCCATCGGGGAGGCGCTGGAGATCCACCGGCGGCTGGCGGAGCCGTCCAAGCTGGCCGGGACGCTGGATCTGCTGGGGGTCGCGCTGGAGGCGCTGGGCGAGCAGGAGCAGGCGCTGGCCCGCACCGCCGAGGCGGTGGAGATCTACCGTCAGGTGGCCGAGCCTGCGCAGCCCGGGCACCTGGCCGCGTTCGCCGTCGCCCTGCACAACGCCGCCAGGCTGTACCTGGCGGTGGGCGACCCGCGCCGGGCCTTCGAGCACGCGGAGGAAGCGCTCGGCCTGGACATCCGGCTGGCCGGTGCCCATCCGGGCGAGCACGTGGCGAGCGTCGCCGCGTCGTTGTCGATGGTGGCCACGACGTTGTCGGCGATGGGACGCCACGAGGAGGCGCTGCGGTTCGTGGAGCAGGCGGCGCAGATCCTCACCGCCCTGGCCGAGGTGGACCCGGCCACGCACCTGCCCGAGCTGGCCGACGTACAGAACAACAGGGGCGTCATCCTCTCCCACCTGGGCCGCAGGACCGACGCGGTGACCCCCGTGATGGAGGCGGTCGCGGCGGAGCGGCGGCTGGCGGAGGCCAACCCCGACGTCCACCTGCCCGGCCTGGCCCTCGCGCTCAACAACCTGGGCACCCGCCATACGGAGCTGGGCGAGTTCGCCGAGGCGCTCGCGGCGGCGGAGGAGTCGGTACGCATCCACACCCGGCTGGCCGCCGCCAACCCCGCGGCGCACCGCCCGGGGCTGGCCATGTCGCTGCACAACCTCAGCAGCACGCAGCTGCTCATGGGGATGGCGCGGCAGGACGAGGAACGCATGCGCCTGGGCATCGAGAACGAGCGGCGGGCCCTGGAGATCCAGCGTGAGCTGGCGGCCGCCCAACCGGCCAGGTACAACCTGGACCTGGCCGGGCAGCTGATGGCCTTCGGCCTCAAGCTCTCCCAGGTCGGGCGGCCCGCCGACGGGCTGGAGCCGACGCAGGAGGCGTTGCTGATCCTGCGTGACCTGGCGGTGGCGGACCCCGACGCCCACGGGGGGAGCCTGGCGCTCGCGCTGCACACCTTCGCCCTGGTACGTGCCGGTGCCGCCGTGGACCTGGAGCGGGCGCGGGCCGCCTTCGAAGCGGCCTTCGGCCTCTGGCGTGCCCTGGAGGAGCAGGAGCCGGGGACGCACCTGGCCCAGCTCGCGAGCGGGCTGATCGGCTACGCGGCGACCCGCGCCACCAGCGGGATCACCACCGAGCAGGCGCTGGCGGCGGCCGAGGAGGCCATCCAGCTCTACGACCGGATCCTGGAGGCGGCGCCGGACGACCGGATGCAGGCGGTCGCCCGCTGGGGCGCCTGCCACCTGCTGGCCGAGCTGCTGGCGGAGGCGGGCCTCGGCGCGGAGGCGGCGGAGCTGCGCGCCCGGCTGACCGAGGAGGAGGCGCGTGCGGCCGAGCCGTTCGTGCAGCCATGA
- a CDS encoding ABC transporter ATP-binding protein: MAADALDMGEITISDWYGHADKMAEVRFLTIARRLPALIRQAMDVAWRASPRDTLGAVVLNLLGGVFTAFGLLATTGVLTALFTTGPTLDRVQAALPSLALVAAAATLRAAVQAGAGWAQSRLTPQISRVTEEELYEQTSAVPLAAFDDPDFHDALERATSRGLYIASTVVTSAIDVLTAAIGLVAVAGVLGVLHPVLLPLLLLAVLPDAWAAVRAARMRYTTEYALIPVRRRKWIIGRLLAERDSAAEVRAFTMRGFLLQMYDAVAVAEQDVRLGLARRQTITRLAGDAVGGLGSGLVYVALGLLLMVAAIPLAVAGTAVLAIKSAQTSLANLMYATNRLYEEGLYFTDFTGFLDLCAARHRPAGDRPATAALTGFRRITAEDLTFSYPGSDTPALRGVSLEIKRGEVIAFVGENGSGKTTLAKILAGLYEPDTGTVHWDDLDLRDVSPDAVRLRTAVIAQDHTRWPLTARYNITMGTDKGEPALHAAAAIAGADEVIAGLPHGYRTLLDRRFKDGCELSGGQWQRIAVARGFHRDADLLICDEPTAALDARAEHAAFEGLRAHADGRTVVLITHRLASVRYADRIYVLDHGRISEQGTHETLIAGGGLYSDLYTLQATAYR; this comes from the coding sequence ATGGCAGCTGATGCCCTGGACATGGGCGAGATCACGATCTCCGACTGGTACGGCCACGCCGACAAGATGGCCGAAGTGCGCTTCCTCACGATCGCCAGACGCCTGCCCGCCCTCATCCGCCAGGCCATGGACGTGGCCTGGCGGGCCAGCCCCCGCGACACCCTGGGCGCGGTCGTGCTCAACCTGCTCGGCGGCGTCTTCACCGCCTTCGGCCTGCTGGCCACCACCGGGGTGCTCACCGCGCTGTTCACCACCGGCCCCACCCTCGACCGGGTCCAGGCCGCGCTGCCGAGCCTCGCCCTGGTCGCCGCGGCGGCCACGCTGCGCGCCGCGGTGCAGGCGGGCGCGGGGTGGGCGCAGTCCCGGCTCACGCCGCAGATCTCGCGCGTCACCGAGGAGGAGCTCTACGAGCAGACCAGCGCGGTCCCGCTCGCCGCCTTCGACGATCCCGACTTCCACGACGCGTTGGAACGCGCCACCTCGCGCGGCCTGTACATCGCCTCCACCGTGGTCACCTCCGCGATCGACGTCCTGACCGCCGCCATCGGGCTGGTGGCCGTGGCCGGGGTGCTGGGCGTGCTGCATCCTGTCCTGCTGCCGCTGCTGCTGCTGGCCGTGCTGCCCGACGCGTGGGCCGCCGTCCGCGCCGCGCGCATGCGCTACACCACCGAGTACGCCCTCATCCCGGTCCGCCGCCGCAAATGGATCATCGGCAGGCTGCTCGCCGAGCGCGACTCCGCCGCCGAGGTGCGCGCGTTCACCATGCGGGGTTTCCTGCTGCAGATGTACGACGCGGTCGCCGTCGCCGAGCAGGACGTCCGCCTCGGCCTGGCCCGCAGGCAGACGATCACGCGGCTCGCCGGCGACGCCGTCGGCGGCCTCGGCTCGGGCCTGGTCTACGTCGCTCTCGGGCTGCTGCTGATGGTGGCCGCGATCCCGCTGGCCGTCGCCGGCACCGCCGTCCTGGCCATCAAGTCCGCCCAGACCTCGCTGGCCAACCTCATGTACGCCACCAACCGCCTGTACGAGGAGGGCCTGTACTTCACCGACTTCACCGGCTTCCTCGACCTGTGCGCCGCCCGGCACCGCCCGGCCGGCGACCGCCCCGCCACCGCCGCCCTGACCGGTTTCCGCCGGATCACCGCCGAGGACCTCACGTTCTCCTACCCCGGCTCCGACACCCCGGCGCTGCGCGGGGTGTCCCTGGAGATCAAACGCGGTGAGGTGATCGCGTTCGTCGGCGAGAACGGCTCAGGCAAGACCACCCTGGCCAAGATCCTGGCCGGCCTGTACGAGCCCGACACCGGCACCGTCCACTGGGACGACCTCGACCTGAGGGACGTCTCCCCCGACGCGGTCCGCCTGCGCACCGCCGTCATCGCCCAGGACCACACCCGCTGGCCGCTGACCGCCCGCTACAACATCACCATGGGCACCGACAAGGGCGAGCCCGCCCTGCACGCCGCCGCCGCCATCGCCGGCGCCGACGAGGTCATCGCCGGCCTGCCGCACGGCTACCGCACCCTGCTGGATCGCCGCTTCAAGGACGGCTGCGAGCTGTCCGGCGGCCAGTGGCAGCGCATCGCCGTGGCCCGCGGCTTCCACCGCGACGCCGACCTGCTGATCTGCGACGAGCCCACCGCCGCCCTCGACGCCCGCGCCGAGCACGCCGCCTTCGAGGGGCTGCGCGCCCATGCCGACGGCCGCACCGTCGTGCTGATCACCCACCGCCTGGCGAGCGTCCGTTACGCCGACCGCATCTACGTGCTCGACCACGGGAGGATCAGTGAGCAGGGGACACACGAGACGCTGATCGCCGGTGGCGGCCTGTACAGCGACCTGTACACCCTTCAGGCGACCGCCTACCGGTGA
- a CDS encoding DUF4132 domain-containing protein: MGWITIATGHELTVGQTRRPVLACRTAAGHTLAKVPAGVKKDPAAVRLIALCDRLAEHARAVHDRVESWMVRSLPVPAEVFAAVWDDPVWRETLTGLVVAPITGGRPDLGRCTLLREGTWTGADAFAIPHPLLLGEHELALWRARHLTQAVEQVHREVWTRPASMDRTHGVIDTLHAQYESGAAFERRVHELGGRIRGDRARFTVHAPEPLGIELDLDWSGPMSPAYLMSLTFTAGGREIGDIAWSEGVRILAALYAARTLDEAEPEPEPETGTVAAAEVYARYCAAHEGEPGTVARSGRTEPTREVLLRAGAVLSGQPAAAGEDPCVAVRYAHPVLDMPVVELVRRAAVDGDKAEKSLYDLAPVAETDVGAVHAGPLGFLAIALHAYPAHRARILAVHTDLRAARDLAARKPGLARTALTRTGDDLKTHAPELLPPFYEECARILAAAGSARFAAACFEQARAAEDAHTLPVDEAALVAAHLAAGPDAAGPATLKKHGKRLAARHPAPDAYRWQRALLTAWCEHVQDGADGALALADGWAALARAARRALGGPEDERAVRALLASGCMESAPQALWTFVLTLLGPMARADAGIGRALLGVLPLPAKDTPQAKSAAVSLLLRNLAGAGLTAPFTTIPGPAVQDWLGRFLKLYAGLALPVAGLGDLLHDAGTRLRAEGLTCDDHEAVLGLDEDEVNRWEETAADLPLLDLLVDRGVPLARPRLLHTFKLYDRLASGPGTDLAAVAADPDWAPLLRDAIVGNVTNQLNVTEPAVPKQTAPETVRALTTTHGTARIVAAILAEHAARVPDQGLPDAHAALCDAGRFTVAGVPGPLLDSVRAIATGTDPARALAATLSGGVLDELELPALLPGHVNTITDYLEESGADLLLIQSGRLWEHQFRACVVTPDGAGPSHGFGTYEDISSRSHERTEARDLYDRCLIAVDGRVTVLDHGGPHCPHGSTHPAARRVVPADGERVTFPGGAEATVWRGRGRIIELRDPYGRTIGRYVRGWGRVPEHDGAENIGTVEHHRYAAGTRLVVPPGWWSAMRPRDPEGSRALRAVDEKQAQALIDVADAALAADLLRVLDPETGYAEQGAAGDELAGRLRPLLPEITDESLLRGVTFLVWTAVECRERAFALLERLALTPPPHLRPAPAASAPAVRSEESREPYDPGPESAYERIVHFTRAAAELPYEMKVAAFDATAVKGIENTLGRLGAAVLEAAWDGGGHPRPPHLGAVAEAGWDGGGHARLRELAAVPELLRTDGTWHVARLRPGYDLGQIHSGRGPIAAASVADHEEVGYGDAVTALLHTPGGPDPLLFTRNRVVELRTCRGWGDPDRLRRALDLIAENGPPPVDREATVQAFAEATGLSPAQCLILLSTSARTLSWPDGWARGRVAALHPGDAARAAGLTELDLHLAALCLEALTTADEAVEVVELLMPDDPADLWRTGPDVDRAVAYWTQRHPRLTPLTTRQWVTLAAGAEEALAALIALLGERPSVPPLGHLAQAARLLSDRLPKDHPARTTVAARLRDLREHVAAPDTTVPVAAGVTSVTALERAAGATAAHLPGSRLAIGDALVLEPAGDGYRVHLRPAGWPDLDALAPALRRSGATDVALVTEDLRFLLSPEAFA, translated from the coding sequence ATGGGATGGATCACGATCGCCACGGGGCACGAGCTCACCGTCGGGCAAACGCGGCGGCCGGTGCTCGCCTGCCGCACCGCCGCAGGTCACACGCTGGCCAAGGTGCCCGCCGGCGTCAAGAAGGACCCTGCGGCGGTACGCCTCATCGCCCTGTGCGACCGGCTCGCCGAGCACGCGCGGGCGGTGCACGACCGGGTCGAGTCCTGGATGGTGCGATCGCTGCCCGTCCCGGCCGAGGTGTTCGCGGCGGTGTGGGATGACCCGGTGTGGCGCGAGACGCTCACCGGCCTGGTCGTCGCCCCGATCACCGGCGGCAGGCCCGACCTCGGCCGCTGCACGCTCCTGCGCGAGGGCACGTGGACGGGCGCGGACGCCTTCGCGATCCCGCACCCGCTGCTGCTCGGCGAGCACGAGCTGGCCCTCTGGCGGGCCCGGCACCTCACGCAGGCCGTCGAGCAGGTGCACCGCGAGGTGTGGACGCGTCCCGCGAGCATGGACCGCACGCACGGCGTGATCGACACCCTGCACGCGCAGTACGAGAGCGGCGCCGCGTTCGAGCGCCGCGTGCACGAGCTGGGCGGCCGCATCAGGGGCGACAGGGCGCGGTTCACCGTGCACGCGCCCGAGCCGCTCGGCATCGAGCTCGACCTCGACTGGAGCGGCCCGATGAGCCCGGCCTACCTGATGTCGCTGACCTTCACCGCAGGCGGCCGGGAGATCGGCGACATCGCCTGGTCGGAGGGTGTGCGCATCCTCGCGGCCCTGTACGCGGCCCGCACCCTGGACGAAGCCGAGCCCGAGCCCGAGCCCGAGACCGGGACCGTGGCGGCGGCGGAGGTGTACGCGCGCTACTGCGCCGCCCACGAGGGCGAGCCCGGCACCGTGGCGCGCTCCGGCCGCACCGAGCCGACGCGGGAGGTGCTGCTGCGCGCCGGGGCGGTGCTATCGGGCCAGCCCGCCGCCGCCGGCGAGGACCCGTGCGTGGCCGTCCGCTACGCGCACCCCGTCCTGGACATGCCGGTCGTCGAGCTGGTCCGGCGCGCGGCCGTGGACGGCGACAAGGCCGAGAAGTCGCTGTACGACCTGGCCCCGGTGGCCGAGACCGACGTCGGCGCCGTGCACGCGGGCCCGCTCGGCTTCCTCGCGATCGCCCTGCACGCGTACCCGGCGCACCGCGCCCGCATCCTGGCCGTGCACACCGACCTGCGAGCCGCCCGCGACCTGGCCGCCCGCAAGCCCGGCCTCGCGCGCACCGCGCTCACCCGCACCGGCGACGACCTGAAGACGCACGCGCCGGAGCTGCTGCCGCCCTTCTACGAGGAGTGCGCGCGGATCCTGGCCGCCGCGGGCAGCGCCCGCTTCGCCGCCGCCTGCTTCGAGCAGGCCCGCGCCGCCGAGGACGCGCACACGCTGCCGGTGGACGAGGCCGCGCTCGTCGCGGCGCACCTGGCCGCCGGGCCCGACGCCGCCGGCCCGGCCACGCTCAAGAAGCACGGCAAACGGCTCGCCGCCCGCCATCCCGCCCCCGACGCCTACCGCTGGCAGCGCGCCCTGCTCACCGCGTGGTGCGAGCACGTCCAGGACGGCGCGGACGGCGCGCTGGCCCTGGCCGACGGCTGGGCGGCGCTGGCCAGGGCCGCCAGGCGCGCGCTCGGCGGCCCCGAGGACGAACGCGCCGTGCGGGCCTTGCTGGCGAGCGGCTGCATGGAGTCGGCGCCGCAAGCCCTCTGGACGTTCGTCCTCACCCTGCTCGGCCCGATGGCGCGGGCGGACGCGGGCATCGGCCGCGCGCTCCTCGGCGTCCTGCCGCTGCCCGCCAAGGACACCCCCCAAGCGAAGAGCGCGGCGGTGTCACTGCTCCTGCGCAACCTCGCGGGCGCGGGCCTGACCGCCCCGTTCACCACCATCCCCGGGCCGGCGGTGCAGGACTGGCTCGGCCGCTTCCTGAAGCTGTACGCGGGGCTCGCGCTCCCCGTCGCCGGGCTCGGCGACCTCCTGCACGACGCCGGCACGCGGCTGCGCGCGGAGGGCCTGACCTGCGACGACCACGAGGCGGTGCTGGGCCTGGATGAGGACGAGGTCAACCGCTGGGAGGAGACCGCCGCGGACCTCCCGCTCCTCGACCTCCTCGTGGACCGCGGCGTCCCGCTCGCCCGGCCCCGGCTGCTGCACACGTTCAAGCTGTACGACCGGCTCGCCTCAGGGCCGGGCACCGACCTGGCCGCCGTCGCCGCTGACCCGGACTGGGCGCCGCTGCTGCGCGACGCGATCGTGGGCAACGTGACCAACCAGCTCAACGTCACCGAGCCCGCCGTCCCGAAGCAGACCGCTCCCGAGACCGTACGGGCCCTGACCACGACCCACGGAACGGCGCGGATCGTCGCCGCCATCCTGGCCGAGCACGCGGCACGCGTCCCGGACCAGGGGCTGCCGGACGCGCACGCCGCCCTGTGCGACGCCGGACGGTTCACCGTCGCCGGAGTGCCCGGCCCCCTCCTGGACAGCGTCCGGGCGATCGCGACCGGCACGGACCCGGCCCGCGCCCTGGCCGCCACGCTGAGCGGCGGCGTCCTCGACGAGCTGGAGCTGCCCGCCTTGCTGCCCGGCCACGTCAACACCATCACCGACTACCTGGAGGAGAGCGGCGCCGACCTGCTCCTGATCCAGTCGGGCCGGCTCTGGGAGCACCAGTTCCGCGCCTGCGTCGTCACCCCGGACGGAGCCGGCCCGTCCCACGGCTTCGGCACCTACGAGGACATCTCCAGCCGGTCCCACGAACGCACCGAGGCGCGCGACCTCTACGACCGCTGCCTGATCGCCGTGGACGGCCGGGTGACCGTGCTCGACCACGGCGGCCCGCACTGCCCGCACGGCAGCACGCATCCCGCCGCCCGCCGCGTCGTCCCGGCCGACGGCGAACGCGTCACCTTCCCCGGCGGCGCCGAGGCCACCGTGTGGCGCGGCCGGGGCCGGATCATCGAGCTGCGGGACCCGTACGGGCGCACCATCGGCCGCTACGTCCGCGGCTGGGGCAGGGTGCCCGAGCACGACGGCGCCGAGAACATCGGCACGGTCGAGCACCACCGCTACGCGGCCGGTACCCGCCTGGTCGTGCCGCCCGGCTGGTGGTCGGCGATGCGGCCGCGCGACCCCGAAGGGTCCAGGGCGCTGCGCGCCGTGGACGAGAAGCAGGCGCAGGCCCTGATCGACGTCGCCGACGCCGCGCTCGCCGCCGACCTCCTGCGGGTGCTGGACCCCGAGACCGGGTACGCGGAGCAGGGAGCCGCCGGCGACGAGCTGGCCGGACGGCTGCGCCCGCTCCTGCCGGAGATCACCGACGAGTCGCTCCTGAGGGGCGTCACGTTCCTGGTGTGGACGGCCGTCGAATGCCGCGAGCGCGCGTTCGCCCTGCTGGAACGCCTGGCGCTGACCCCGCCGCCGCACCTGCGCCCGGCACCCGCCGCCTCGGCGCCCGCCGTGCGGTCCGAGGAGTCCCGCGAGCCGTACGATCCGGGGCCCGAGTCCGCGTACGAGCGGATCGTGCACTTCACCCGGGCCGCCGCCGAGCTGCCGTACGAGATGAAGGTCGCGGCCTTCGACGCCACCGCCGTCAAGGGGATCGAGAACACGCTGGGCCGCCTCGGCGCCGCCGTCCTGGAGGCCGCGTGGGACGGCGGCGGGCACCCGCGACCGCCGCACCTGGGCGCCGTCGCGGAGGCCGGGTGGGACGGCGGCGGGCACGCGCGACTGCGGGAGCTGGCCGCCGTCCCCGAGCTCCTCCGCACCGACGGCACCTGGCACGTCGCCCGGCTGCGCCCGGGGTACGACCTCGGGCAGATCCACTCGGGCCGCGGCCCCATCGCCGCAGCCTCCGTGGCCGACCACGAGGAGGTGGGGTACGGGGACGCGGTCACGGCGCTCCTGCACACCCCGGGCGGTCCCGACCCGCTGCTGTTCACCCGCAACCGCGTCGTCGAGCTGCGGACCTGCCGGGGCTGGGGCGACCCCGACCGGCTCCGGCGGGCGCTCGACCTGATCGCCGAGAACGGCCCCCCGCCCGTGGACCGGGAGGCGACCGTACAGGCGTTCGCCGAGGCCACCGGCCTGTCACCCGCCCAGTGCCTGATCCTGCTGTCCACCTCGGCCCGCACGCTCTCCTGGCCGGACGGCTGGGCACGCGGCCGCGTCGCCGCCCTCCACCCGGGCGACGCCGCCCGCGCCGCCGGCCTGACCGAGCTCGACCTGCACCTCGCCGCGCTCTGTCTGGAGGCGCTCACCACCGCCGACGAGGCCGTCGAGGTCGTCGAGCTGCTCATGCCCGACGACCCCGCCGACCTCTGGCGTACGGGCCCCGACGTGGACCGGGCGGTCGCGTACTGGACGCAACGCCACCCGAGGCTCACCCCGCTCACCACCCGGCAGTGGGTCACCCTCGCCGCCGGCGCCGAGGAGGCCCTGGCGGCGCTGATCGCCCTGCTCGGCGAGCGCCCGTCCGTACCGCCGCTGGGTCACCTCGCCCAGGCCGCGCGGCTCCTGTCCGACCGCCTGCCCAAGGACCACCCCGCCCGGACGACCGTCGCCGCCCGCCTGCGTGACCTGCGCGAACACGTCGCCGCCCCGGACACGACGGTGCCTGTGGCGGCCGGGGTCACCTCGGTCACCGCCCTGGAGCGGGCCGCCGGCGCGACCGCGGCCCACCTGCCGGGCAGCAGGCTGGCCATCGGCGACGCCCTCGTCCTGGAGCCCGCCGGGGACGGCTACCGCGTCCACCTGCGCCCGGCCGGCTGGCCCGACCTGGACGCGCTGGCCCCGGCCCTGCGCCGCAGCGGCGCCACGGACGTCGCCCTGG